One stretch of Caldinitratiruptor microaerophilus DNA includes these proteins:
- a CDS encoding YpmA family protein translates to MDLRADHAPLPKLAETVLPVEDYPVRLVTFLNRSLKDRGFIFGLRRVDEGRFSLTIYEAGPPAGRGDGEG, encoded by the coding sequence ATGGATCTGCGAGCCGATCACGCGCCCCTGCCCAAGCTGGCGGAAACGGTGCTGCCGGTCGAGGACTACCCGGTCCGGCTGGTGACCTTCCTGAACCGTTCCCTGAAGGACCGGGGGTTCATCTTCGGCCTCCGGCGGGTGGACGAAGGGCGGTTCAGCCTCACCATCTACGAGGCGGGACCGCCGGCCGGGCGGGGCGACGGCGAGGGGTGA
- a CDS encoding YhcN/YlaJ family sporulation lipoprotein — MKRRDRSIAALGGALALAVSLAGCPAPARRPAPAPPGGPPGALPAPAAPPAPAGPGAAEEDRARVLAQVARDVRGVRQAWVVTAGRTAYVGIDVDAAGARAPGRNAEIERAVGDRVRRANLGIDRVYVTTRPELVQSIMNIEQAVGAGRPVSTFAAELARLAAEIAPTPSP; from the coding sequence GTGAAGCGCCGCGATCGAAGCATCGCCGCGCTGGGTGGCGCCCTGGCGCTGGCCGTGAGTCTGGCGGGGTGCCCCGCCCCCGCGCGGCGCCCCGCGCCGGCGCCCCCGGGCGGACCGCCGGGTGCGCTCCCCGCCCCGGCGGCGCCCCCTGCGCCGGCCGGCCCCGGAGCGGCCGAGGAGGATCGGGCCCGGGTGCTCGCGCAGGTGGCGCGTGATGTCCGTGGGGTGCGGCAGGCCTGGGTGGTGACGGCCGGCCGGACCGCGTACGTCGGCATCGACGTCGACGCCGCCGGCGCCCGGGCGCCCGGGCGCAACGCCGAGATCGAGCGCGCCGTGGGCGACCGGGTCCGGCGCGCGAACCTCGGGATCGACCGGGTCTACGTCACCACCCGCCCCGAGCTGGTCCAGAGCATCATGAACATCGAACAGGCCGTGGGGGCGGGCCGCCCCGTGAGCACCTTCGCCGCCGAGCTCGCCCGGCTGGCCGCCGAGATCGCACCCACACCGTCTCCGTGA
- a CDS encoding alpha/beta-type small acid-soluble spore protein produces MPKFAPELLPHEVRDLFKYEIATELGLTGQILEQGWPEATSRDCGRIGGRIGGPMVRVLVRRAEEALAGRGPSPGR; encoded by the coding sequence ATGCCGAAGTTCGCTCCGGAGCTCTTGCCGCACGAGGTCCGGGACCTCTTCAAGTACGAGATCGCGACCGAGCTGGGGCTGACCGGCCAGATCCTGGAGCAGGGCTGGCCCGAGGCCACCTCCCGGGACTGCGGCCGGATCGGGGGGCGAATCGGCGGCCCGATGGTGCGGGTTCTCGTCCGCAGGGCGGAAGAGGCACTGGCAGGGCGCGGCCCGTCACCCGGACGCTGA
- a CDS encoding tetratricopeptide repeat protein translates to MQRLRRGIFTYLKVRRAAAQLPPCGGLPPAWGRALRLLMWGKTPEAAVVARDLAVAGPPRPEFAARLGILFLHLECPAEAAEQLRRAARLDPECALYRYWLGEALLRQGRWDEAEAAFTAGLRLAPEDPRLWLGKGRALLEAGRAQEALVHLDAAVAADPDRAAAWNERGLCLARLGLDRDAARSFRRAVTLDPDLGPAWANLGITLEKIGEAEEAHRCLVRAQALAPGDPVVLHNVGHALATLGRPAEAAEAFRRALALEPHSAETLHNLGVCLLELGQPGEALEVLERALAASPGDPAVVLAYGRALEVQGRYPEALAAYRRGLEADPHHAGLVGQTAVCLFRMGDYRQAHAWFVRARALEPANRSHLWGQAACLERMGRAEEAVEFYNRALA, encoded by the coding sequence ATGCAGCGACTCCGCAGGGGGATCTTCACCTACCTGAAAGTGCGCCGCGCCGCTGCCCAGCTCCCGCCGTGCGGCGGCCTGCCCCCCGCGTGGGGCCGGGCCCTGCGCCTGCTGATGTGGGGAAAGACACCCGAGGCGGCGGTGGTGGCCCGGGATCTGGCGGTGGCGGGACCGCCGCGGCCGGAGTTCGCCGCGCGGCTGGGGATCCTCTTCCTGCACCTGGAGTGCCCTGCCGAGGCGGCGGAGCAACTCCGCCGGGCGGCCCGACTGGACCCGGAGTGTGCCTTGTACCGGTACTGGCTGGGCGAGGCGCTCCTGCGCCAGGGAAGGTGGGACGAGGCGGAGGCGGCCTTCACGGCGGGGCTCCGGCTGGCGCCCGAGGATCCCCGCCTGTGGCTCGGCAAGGGGCGGGCACTCCTGGAGGCCGGGCGGGCCCAGGAAGCCCTCGTGCACCTCGACGCGGCAGTGGCGGCCGACCCGGACCGCGCGGCGGCGTGGAACGAGCGCGGCCTCTGCCTCGCCCGGCTGGGGCTCGACCGGGACGCGGCCCGCAGCTTCCGGCGGGCCGTCACGCTCGACCCCGACCTCGGGCCGGCCTGGGCCAACCTCGGCATCACCCTGGAGAAGATTGGGGAGGCGGAGGAGGCCCACCGGTGCCTGGTGCGGGCTCAGGCCCTCGCCCCGGGCGACCCGGTGGTCCTCCACAACGTCGGCCACGCGCTGGCCACGCTCGGCCGGCCCGCCGAGGCCGCAGAAGCGTTTCGCCGCGCCCTCGCCCTGGAGCCGCACTCGGCCGAGACCCTGCACAACCTCGGCGTGTGCCTCCTCGAACTCGGGCAACCCGGCGAGGCCCTGGAGGTGCTCGAACGGGCGCTCGCCGCCTCACCGGGCGATCCCGCGGTCGTCCTGGCATACGGCCGGGCGCTCGAGGTCCAGGGGCGCTACCCGGAGGCGCTGGCGGCCTACCGGCGGGGCCTCGAGGCGGACCCGCACCATGCCGGCCTCGTGGGCCAGACGGCCGTGTGCCTCTTCCGGATGGGAGACTACCGTCAGGCGCACGCGTGGTTCGTCCGGGCCCGGGCGCTCGAGCCGGCCAACCGGAGCCATCTCTGGGGTCAGGCGGCGTGCCTGGAGCGCATGGGCCGGGCCGAGGAGGCCGTCGAGTTCTACAACCGCGCGCTGGCCTGA